Within Salvia splendens isolate huo1 chromosome 21, SspV2, whole genome shotgun sequence, the genomic segment TATTTTGAGATTGTTTTAATATAAATCTAAAAATAGGTATATTAAGTGATTATGAatgttttatgattttatagTTGATTTCCAAATCATTTCGTACGATATTCTTATGTATAGGCATTGTTGATTAATGGGTATGTATATAATCACACACGATTCATTCACTTGGCCTACTATTTAGCTTTTATTTAAAACACCTTGTCCTTTATATTCAATTCATTATGTTTCAGTTAACCAATAAATTAGATGTTCAATTCCAAACAATACATTGTGAAAACAGTGATGAACAACAAAAAAGTGTGATCCAAAAAATCTGTAAAATTTTGACCTAACAAACTAAGAAACAGAAGCAAGAAACATTACATTGTGAGCAAAACTGAGCTAGCTACCAAAACAGTGTTCATATCTTGCTCCTCATCCTCACTAACTTGGCCAACGTCTCTTGCGCCGCCAGCGTCTGCGCGTGGTTGTGTCCGAGCATCACCGTCCTGATACTAATGCACGTCCGGCATAGCTCCTCCCCGCTGTCAAAGTGGCCGCCTCTCAGCAGCAGCCTCGCCCTCGTCTCCATCAGCGTGGCCTTGAGAAGCGTCACCTCCTGCCACACGTACTCGTCCACTCTCTGATTCGACTGCAGTGCCTTCTTCCAGCACAGCGAGCCATGGCACCAGTCTTGGATCTGCGACACGAACGACTTCTCCACCTCCTCCAGCACGTTCGTGCACACCTTGAGGAGCTCTATGGCCGAGTTGCACCTTGAGAACGTCGAGAAAGCCCCTATCGCTAGAGGGAGAGCCGTCCTCTTGATGAACAGGACCATGTCGATCGCCTTGAGCTGCACTAAAGGGGGCTCGGATTTGAACCCAAAGACGAGGAAGGCTGACGCCCAGAGGTGGTCGGATGTAGCCAATGGATTTCCGAGCTTCCTCACTCCTTGAACCGTGGCATTAGCTGCACCTAAGCCGTATTTCCATCTAGCAAACATCCGTGTGATGGCGTGGAACTGAATCCAGCAGCCAGGCTGGCGGTTCACCTTCCACGCCAACCCGAGCCGGACTAATAGAAGGGCAGACTCCTCCTCCCCCTTCCACGTCTGGCTTGACACACAACCCGAGCAGCAGCACAAGGCGAGCTTGAGACACTCTGTCCATTTCCTCAATGTGTTCGTTTTACACGCTGCGTTGTTGGCAGCTGCAGTTAGCAGATTCACCGGGACAGGCGATGGGGCGAACCACGCCCCGACCTGAAGCATCCTCGAAGCGAGGAGGTTTCGATTCCCCTTCGACTGCTGCAAAACAGCAGCACAGAATGACAAGACCTTCATCAAGAAAGGGCTAGTTCTACAAAACTGCTGCTCCTCATTACTCAATCCAGAGCCCCCATTGACCTCATCGTGCTCGACCTCGTTCATCGCCTCAAACAGATTCGACGGAAGGATCCCAAGCTCGGAAACCAGACACCCCACGACCCACAGCCCGAAACTCGACCTCCCAAGCCTCTCAGCAAACTTGTCAAGAAACTCAGCCTCTCCGGCCAAGAACTCCCTCCTCCGCCTCCCTCTCACAAGGGACATCACATCTGGAAGGGGCAGCGTCTTCAGCTGCACCGTGTCGAAGCTCATCACCCTAGGCAGCCGCGTGGTGATGATGACGTGAGTCCCACCCGTGTTCCTCGGGATCAAGTCATGGAGATCCTTCCCCTCCCACCATTCCTTCTCTGTTTCAAGATTATCAATGATCAGCAAATAAGGCAAGTCTCTAAACAGCTCCCTCTTCACCCTCTTAAAAGCCTCCATCTCTTGTTCGTCGAAACTCCGGATCctccccctctccttctcctCATCCGCGCTCACATCCAGTCCCATATTCACCGATATGTTGAGTATATTCTGCCTGAAATACCGCGCCTCCCCTCCGAACCACAGCACCATTTTATACCTCTGCGAGTAACGATAAGCAAACTCCAAAGCCACCTCCGTTTTCCCCACTCCCGGAGGCCCGGTTATACACACGACGCTACCCCCCTTCGACTTCCTATGCTTGGTGGCTCTCTTAACTGTCGGTTCGACCTCAACCCACGCCTCCAAATTCGGCTCCTGACACCTCCCAACATCCATACTAATGAACTTGTTACTAACTTTGCTTTCACATTCTTGCTCCAAGCAACCAAACAAGGCACTCTCAATCTCCAAaacctccctctctctcccaaCAAAGAACTTATTCCTCTGAAAAGGCAACTCCTCACACACATCAATTTCCCTCTCTACAACACTCTTCCTCCCAAGCTTCCCTCTCAAAATCCCAACCGCCCTCGAAACGCAGCTCCTCCAACTCCCCTCATTCGTCTCGAGTCTGAACTCATTGCATCGCATCAGGCCATCCAACGCCTCCTTACACTCCTTGTTGCCGTCGGCGTGGGGGCTGAAGAGGCTCGCGACCTCTTTAGCGTCCGTGTCGAAGAAGAGAGGGATCAGATTCTTCTTCTGCGCGAAGAATCTGATCTCCTCCAAGCTGAGGTGGTTCAGCAGAGTGTAATCGGTTACAAGGATTACTCCGAATGTGACAGAGCAGATCACCCTATCAGCAATCTCGTGGCTCTGATTATCCGCATACACAGCTCTGTCCGCCGTGAAGGCGGCAATCCCCTGCAACTCCAGCTCCGACTTCAGCCACTTGCAGAACCTCAGCAAATTCGGGCTCTTCCCGTGGAAGCCGATGTAGACATCGCAGCTCCGGAGCTTCGAATTGGCTCCCGCCGGAGAAGCGAAGGAAATGCGGGGGATTGGGAAGGAGAATGAAATCCGCGGCGGCGCGGATTCCGGCAGGCAGGAGACGAGCTTGAGCTTCTCCGGCGGTGGGGTGTAGGAGGTGGTGGGGAGGTCATCGGATTGGGAGCCGATGTAGGAGAGGGTGTCGGTGGTGGCGTCGTCGGCGGAGTTCAGTCGCGGGGAGATGTAAGGGGACTGGAGCGCGGAGACGAATGCGGACGAGAGAGGGGAAACCGGCGCCGAGCTGTACGGAGATGAGTTTAACGGGGTTGAAGCGATCTTGATGGTGAGATCGACGGTGGAGATTTGCGCGGCAGCATCCATGTTGCGTTAATGAATGCGGAGGCCCCTCCCCCCaatgttttggtttttgtttttttctttttttagaagAGTGAGAGCTGAGGAAGCAGGGGAAGAGGAAGTAACCATACCATTTTTTTCAGCAAGCTTGAATTGAATGGGGTGATTGTGACAGGAGCAGAGGATGAATGCAACAGTAAATAAGACTTTTTTGAAATCAACATGTGATTTCAGgaatcatcatcttcttcttctgaattgCCAGACTTTCTCAGCTTTTGACACTGTTCAAGATCACAGAAAAATTAGTGTAGAGATTTTCTTGTATGAATGATTGGATGAACTATTTTAgccaaaaaaaaatgcattgCTTTACATTGAAAGCTCAAGGAAAGGGAGAGACCCATTGTGGAAAGAAACCCATCTTtctaactctctctctctgaacAAGCTGTGCATATGGG encodes:
- the LOC121783441 gene encoding uncharacterized protein LOC121783441, with protein sequence MDAAAQISTVDLTIKIASTPLNSSPYSSAPVSPLSSAFVSALQSPYISPRLNSADDATTDTLSYIGSQSDDLPTTSYTPPPEKLKLVSCLPESAPPRISFSFPIPRISFASPAGANSKLRSCDVYIGFHGKSPNLLRFCKWLKSELELQGIAAFTADRAVYADNQSHEIADRVICSVTFGVILVTDYTLLNHLSLEEIRFFAQKKNLIPLFFDTDAKEVASLFSPHADGNKECKEALDGLMRCNEFRLETNEGSWRSCVSRAVGILRGKLGRKSVVEREIDVCEELPFQRNKFFVGREREVLEIESALFGCLEQECESKVSNKFISMDVGRCQEPNLEAWVEVEPTVKRATKHRKSKGGSVVCITGPPGVGKTEVALEFAYRYSQRYKMVLWFGGEARYFRQNILNISVNMGLDVSADEEKERGRIRSFDEQEMEAFKRVKRELFRDLPYLLIIDNLETEKEWWEGKDLHDLIPRNTGGTHVIITTRLPRVMSFDTVQLKTLPLPDVMSLVRGRRRREFLAGEAEFLDKFAERLGRSSFGLWVVGCLVSELGILPSNLFEAMNEVEHDEVNGGSGLSNEEQQFCRTSPFLMKVLSFCAAVLQQSKGNRNLLASRMLQVGAWFAPSPVPVNLLTAAANNAACKTNTLRKWTECLKLALCCCSGCVSSQTWKGEEESALLLVRLGLAWKVNRQPGCWIQFHAITRMFARWKYGLGAANATVQGVRKLGNPLATSDHLWASAFLVFGFKSEPPLVQLKAIDMVLFIKRTALPLAIGAFSTFSRCNSAIELLKVCTNVLEEVEKSFVSQIQDWCHGSLCWKKALQSNQRVDEYVWQEVTLLKATLMETRARLLLRGGHFDSGEELCRTCISIRTVMLGHNHAQTLAAQETLAKLVRMRSKI